A genomic segment from Bradyrhizobium sp. ISRA430 encodes:
- a CDS encoding branched-chain amino acid ABC transporter substrate-binding protein: MKSLKLIGLAFGASIALSSAAFAQDVTIAVAGPMTGGESAFGRQMKNGAEMAVADINAAGGVNGKKLALDVEDDACDPKQARSVAEKISSAKMPFVAGHYCSSSSIPASEAYADGNVLQITPASTNPLFTERKLWNVARVCGRDDQQGLIAAQYIAKNFKGKNIAILNDKTTYGKGLADETKKALNKAGITEKMYESYNKGDKDFNAIVSRLKRDNIDLVYVGGYHQESGLILRQMRDQGLKTVLMAGDALADKEYASITGPAGEGTLFTFGPDPRNKPTAKKIVEAFKAKGIDPEGYTLYTYAAMQVWSQAAKKAGSTDAKKVMAAMKAGKWDTVIGPIEYDAKGDIKQIDYVVYKWDAKGGYAEIVGGGT; this comes from the coding sequence ATGAAATCACTGAAGCTCATCGGTCTGGCATTCGGCGCATCGATCGCGCTGTCGAGCGCGGCGTTCGCGCAGGATGTCACAATTGCAGTCGCTGGCCCGATGACCGGCGGCGAGTCCGCCTTCGGCCGTCAGATGAAGAACGGCGCGGAGATGGCCGTGGCCGACATCAACGCCGCCGGCGGCGTCAACGGCAAGAAGCTCGCGCTCGACGTCGAGGACGACGCCTGCGATCCGAAGCAGGCGCGCTCAGTCGCCGAGAAGATCTCCAGCGCAAAGATGCCGTTCGTGGCCGGGCACTATTGCTCCTCGTCGTCGATCCCGGCCTCGGAAGCCTATGCCGATGGTAACGTACTGCAGATCACGCCCGCCTCGACCAACCCGCTGTTCACCGAGCGCAAGCTCTGGAACGTGGCGCGCGTCTGCGGCCGCGACGATCAGCAGGGCCTGATCGCAGCGCAGTACATCGCCAAGAACTTCAAGGGCAAGAACATCGCGATCCTCAACGACAAGACCACCTACGGCAAGGGTCTTGCCGATGAGACCAAGAAGGCGCTCAACAAGGCCGGCATCACCGAGAAGATGTACGAGTCCTACAACAAGGGCGACAAGGACTTTAACGCGATCGTCTCGCGCCTGAAGCGCGACAACATCGATCTCGTCTATGTCGGCGGCTACCACCAGGAGAGCGGCCTGATTCTGCGCCAGATGCGCGATCAGGGCCTCAAGACGGTGCTGATGGCCGGCGACGCGCTCGCCGACAAGGAGTACGCCTCCATCACCGGCCCGGCCGGCGAAGGTACGCTGTTCACCTTCGGTCCCGATCCGCGCAACAAGCCGACCGCGAAGAAGATCGTCGAGGCCTTCAAAGCCAAGGGCATCGATCCCGAGGGCTACACCCTCTACACTTACGCCGCGATGCAGGTCTGGTCGCAGGCGGCCAAGAAGGCGGGCAGCACCGACGCCAAGAAGGTCATGGCGGCGATGAAAGCCGGCAAGTGGGACACGGTGATCGGGCCGATCGAGTACGACGCCAAGGGCGACATCAAGCAGATCGACTATGTCGTCTACAAGTGGGATGCCAAGGGCGGCTACGCCGAAATCGTCGGCGGCGGCACCTGA